A single genomic interval of Selenobaculum gibii harbors:
- the malQ gene encoding 4-alpha-glucanotransferase — MQEHAKIIHNSQMSGFRNIFGAVKANSELKISIHIPEIYKPTNVILRLWQDNIGETLVKMQKVDILGDDLKFQCTIAMPSKGCLLWYYFVIVNAEKTIFYGNNAQNLGGEGAVYEQQPPSFQITVYNEDAKTPDWLKSSVMYQIFPDRFYNGHKDGFVHTHKKTAVVHASWENSPCYFKDPDTKEILAYDFFGGNIAGIKAKLPYLKNLGINVIYLNPIFKAESNHRYDTGDYHQIDPMLGTNEEFEDFCSYARSEGFRIILDGVFSHTGSNSKYFNRYGEYDSLGAYQSLDSPYYGWYNFHKHPNEYESWWGFETLPNVKETTPSYMDFIISNKESVLHFWLNKGISGWRLDVVDELPPDFVQTFYRELKKSDAEAVLIGEVWEDASNKVSYSVSREYLCGQEIDSAMNYPFRKILLDFFLGYVDAEQTNRLLMSLYENYPKHNFYAMMNLVGSHDVQRVLTLLGEAPYYDGMPAVKQARYRLDKSQYQLAVKRLKMISLWQMTFPGVPTIYYGDEVGMQGFKDPHNRAPYPWGREDKDIQSWYKKIISVRNKNQVLKTGEWIPVISQEHVYGYVRRVLGGKDVFGTPCEDATFVVLFNRSEEKQIVKVNVRGLCQGKLADVLENKDIARVRDGKIEVELAPLSGAIYKQISEPKLGRGCGVLMHPTSLPSKYGIGDLGKGAYEFINFLVKAKQHLWQILPLNPVGYGASPYQSSSAFAGNPMLISLGKLVGEGLLMVNEVKPPTYLNKDKVDFEAVWEFKESRLKIAFNRVKSDIDFENFCKKHVCWLEDYALFSALKEHFSGEEWNAWPLPVRKRLPKELEKYKKLLGREISYHKFLQFVFFKQWASIKFYAKQHGVQIIGDMPIFIAHDSADVWANQHLFALDEEGKPEKVAGVPPDYFSETGQLWGNPHYRWEEMAKDDYTWWRNRFKIILELVDIIRVDHFRGFEAYWQVDGNAKTAINGEWVKGPGRKFFITLEKYFGKLPIIAEDLGIITDDVIDLKDEFALPGMKVLHFELLPDEEGKIGFTCEQNCIVYTGTHDNNTTVGWYKENLAKKVQIAIGEYLNTDTNDPIELCWALIRYAYGTNACVAMIPMQDLLSLDSDARMNMPGTCGQNWQWRAKKKDFSDALAATVAELVEKYHR, encoded by the coding sequence ATGCAGGAACATGCTAAGATTATTCATAATTCCCAGATGTCTGGTTTTCGTAATATTTTTGGTGCGGTTAAGGCCAATAGTGAATTAAAGATAAGCATTCATATCCCTGAAATTTACAAACCGACCAACGTCATTTTGCGGTTATGGCAAGATAATATCGGAGAAACTTTAGTTAAGATGCAGAAGGTCGATATTCTTGGCGATGATTTAAAATTCCAATGTACGATTGCTATGCCATCAAAAGGATGCTTACTTTGGTATTATTTCGTCATTGTAAACGCAGAGAAAACAATTTTCTATGGAAATAATGCACAAAATTTAGGTGGTGAAGGTGCTGTTTATGAGCAGCAACCACCGTCTTTCCAAATTACGGTATATAATGAGGACGCAAAAACCCCAGATTGGCTTAAATCTTCTGTGATGTATCAAATTTTCCCAGATAGATTTTATAATGGACATAAAGATGGATTCGTACATACGCATAAGAAAACCGCGGTTGTTCATGCAAGTTGGGAGAATTCACCGTGTTATTTTAAAGATCCAGATACGAAGGAAATTCTTGCTTATGATTTTTTTGGTGGAAATATTGCAGGAATTAAAGCAAAGTTACCATATTTAAAAAATTTGGGTATTAATGTAATTTATTTAAACCCAATTTTTAAGGCTGAGAGTAACCATCGCTATGATACGGGGGATTATCATCAAATAGATCCAATGCTTGGGACGAATGAAGAATTTGAGGATTTTTGTAGTTATGCGCGCAGTGAAGGGTTTCGTATTATCTTAGACGGTGTGTTTAGTCATACGGGAAGCAATAGTAAATATTTCAATCGCTATGGAGAATATGACAGTTTAGGTGCATATCAATCTTTGGATTCTCCTTATTATGGGTGGTACAATTTTCATAAGCATCCGAATGAATATGAAAGCTGGTGGGGCTTTGAAACGTTACCAAATGTAAAGGAAACAACGCCATCATATATGGATTTTATTATTAGTAATAAAGAGAGTGTATTGCATTTTTGGCTGAATAAAGGGATAAGTGGGTGGCGGCTTGATGTCGTAGATGAACTGCCACCGGATTTTGTTCAAACGTTTTATCGTGAGTTAAAGAAAAGCGATGCAGAGGCGGTTTTGATTGGTGAGGTATGGGAAGATGCTTCGAATAAAGTAAGCTATAGTGTAAGTCGCGAATATCTTTGCGGACAAGAAATTGATTCGGCGATGAATTATCCATTTCGTAAAATTTTATTGGACTTTTTCCTAGGATATGTAGATGCTGAGCAAACAAATCGATTGCTCATGAGCTTATATGAAAATTATCCAAAACATAATTTTTATGCCATGATGAATTTGGTTGGTAGTCATGATGTACAGCGTGTACTGACGCTTTTAGGGGAAGCGCCGTATTATGATGGAATGCCCGCTGTTAAACAGGCCAGATATCGTTTAGATAAATCGCAATATCAATTAGCTGTAAAGCGGTTAAAAATGATATCGTTGTGGCAGATGACATTCCCAGGCGTTCCGACGATCTATTATGGAGATGAAGTGGGGATGCAAGGCTTTAAAGATCCCCATAATCGAGCACCTTATCCTTGGGGAAGAGAGGATAAAGATATTCAGAGTTGGTATAAAAAAATTATTTCTGTAAGAAATAAAAATCAAGTGTTAAAGACAGGGGAATGGATTCCGGTAATCAGTCAAGAACATGTTTATGGTTACGTACGCCGCGTGCTTGGAGGGAAAGATGTTTTCGGGACTCCATGCGAGGATGCTACGTTTGTTGTTTTATTTAACAGAAGTGAAGAAAAGCAAATCGTAAAGGTGAATGTAAGAGGTCTTTGCCAAGGAAAGTTAGCGGATGTTTTAGAAAACAAAGATATAGCTCGTGTTCGGGATGGAAAGATTGAAGTAGAACTTGCCCCGCTTTCTGGCGCTATCTATAAGCAAATATCCGAACCTAAATTAGGTCGGGGCTGTGGTGTTTTGATGCATCCGACATCTTTACCATCTAAATATGGAATTGGCGATTTAGGAAAGGGAGCCTATGAATTCATCAATTTTCTTGTAAAGGCTAAACAACATTTGTGGCAGATACTGCCGCTCAATCCAGTTGGGTATGGTGCTTCGCCATATCAATCTTCATCGGCCTTTGCCGGAAATCCGATGCTTATCTCGCTGGGAAAATTAGTTGGGGAGGGGCTTTTAATGGTAAATGAAGTAAAGCCGCCAACCTATTTAAACAAAGATAAAGTTGATTTTGAAGCAGTTTGGGAATTTAAAGAAAGTCGCTTAAAAATTGCTTTTAATAGAGTAAAAAGCGACATTGACTTTGAAAATTTTTGCAAAAAACATGTGTGTTGGTTAGAGGATTATGCTTTATTTAGTGCCTTAAAGGAACATTTTTCAGGAGAAGAATGGAATGCCTGGCCTCTGCCTGTAAGAAAAAGATTGCCTAAGGAATTAGAGAAATATAAAAAATTATTAGGGCGGGAAATAAGTTATCATAAATTTTTGCAATTTGTATTTTTTAAGCAATGGGCATCAATAAAGTTTTATGCGAAACAACATGGTGTACAAATTATTGGTGATATGCCGATTTTTATTGCGCATGATAGTGCGGACGTATGGGCAAATCAACATTTATTTGCATTAGATGAAGAGGGAAAGCCAGAGAAAGTTGCTGGTGTTCCTCCGGATTATTTTAGTGAAACGGGTCAGCTTTGGGGTAATCCACATTATCGCTGGGAGGAAATGGCGAAAGATGATTATACATGGTGGCGCAATCGATTTAAAATAATTTTAGAATTAGTAGACATTATTCGTGTTGATCATTTTCGCGGATTTGAAGCGTATTGGCAGGTAGATGGTAATGCTAAGACTGCGATTAATGGGGAATGGGTAAAAGGACCCGGAAGAAAGTTTTTTATTACTTTGGAAAAATATTTTGGAAAATTGCCGATTATCGCTGAGGATTTAGGAATCATCACGGATGACGTCATTGATTTAAAAGATGAATTTGCTTTGCCAGGAATGAAGGTTTTACATTTTGAGCTACTGCCAGATGAAGAGGGAAAAATAGGGTTTACTTGTGAGCAAAACTGTATAGTTTATACGGGAACACATGATAATAATACAACGGTAGGCTGGTACAAAGAAAATTTAGCAAAAAAAGTACAAATTGCAATTGGGGAATATCTTAATACGGATACAAATGATCCAATTGAATTATGTTGGGCCTTGATACGATATGCATATGGGACAAATGCCTGCGTAGCGATGATTCCAATGCAAGATTTATTAAGTCTTGACAGTGATGCGCGAATGAATATGCCAGGAACTTGCGGTCAAAACTGGCAATGGCGAGCAAAGAAAAAGGATTTTAGCGATGCGTTAGCAGCTACAGTAGCAGAATTAGTAGAAAAATATCATAGATAA
- the glgD gene encoding glucose-1-phosphate adenylyltransferase subunit GlgD — protein sequence MKTVMGIINLQENENSIQEITNNRPLAAVPFAGRYRLIDFTLSNMVNSKINNVGILLPSKSRSVMDHLRSGKNWDLARKQEGLYYLPPVENSNGFRCGDIQCLHAHLDYIINSSQKYVLIAGTEVVCNMDYSKTLQFHQNTNADITMVYNLRKEDSQVTATVIETAENGAVVDMAVFPMTKSGAKVAMGVFLMEKKIFIDIITNVYARGGTNFIVDGIMKNLEKYNVFAYEHKGYATRVNSIASYYAASMELLKYENWEALFLKEGFLVHTKVKDEAPAKYKEDAVVTNSMVANGCVIEGTVENSILFRGVKVGKGVHIKNSIVMQKCQLEDNALIENVICDKNVVITEGKWLKGAPNYPLIVEKGVVI from the coding sequence TTGAAAACGGTAATGGGAATTATAAATTTACAAGAAAATGAAAATTCAATTCAAGAAATAACCAATAATCGTCCTTTAGCTGCTGTTCCATTTGCGGGAAGATATCGGTTAATTGATTTTACTTTATCTAATATGGTAAATTCAAAAATCAATAATGTTGGAATATTGCTTCCGAGTAAATCTCGTTCGGTAATGGATCATTTACGTTCGGGGAAGAATTGGGATTTAGCGCGTAAGCAAGAGGGTTTATATTATTTACCTCCAGTAGAAAATTCAAATGGGTTTAGATGTGGGGATATTCAATGTTTGCACGCGCATTTGGATTATATTATAAATAGTTCACAGAAGTATGTACTAATTGCCGGTACAGAAGTAGTTTGCAATATGGATTACTCCAAAACATTGCAATTTCATCAAAATACAAATGCTGATATTACAATGGTATATAATCTTCGCAAAGAAGATAGTCAAGTTACTGCGACCGTAATTGAAACCGCAGAAAATGGTGCGGTTGTGGATATGGCCGTGTTTCCAATGACAAAAAGCGGTGCTAAAGTGGCTATGGGCGTTTTTTTAATGGAAAAGAAAATTTTTATTGATATTATCACGAATGTTTATGCGCGTGGTGGTACAAATTTTATTGTTGATGGAATTATGAAGAATCTTGAAAAATATAATGTATTTGCCTATGAACATAAAGGATATGCGACAAGGGTAAATTCCATTGCAAGTTATTATGCAGCTAGTATGGAGTTATTAAAATATGAAAATTGGGAAGCGTTGTTTTTAAAAGAGGGATTCTTAGTTCATACAAAAGTAAAAGATGAAGCTCCAGCAAAATATAAGGAAGATGCAGTAGTAACAAATTCTATGGTTGCAAATGGGTGTGTGATTGAAGGAACGGTAGAAAATAGCATTTTATTTCGCGGCGTAAAAGTGGGCAAAGGCGTACATATCAAAAATAGTATTGTTATGCAAAAATGTCAGCTTGAAGACAATGCTTTAATTGAAAATGTGATTTGTGATAAAAATGTTGTAATTACAGAAGGAAAATGGCTTAAAGGTGCGCCGAATTACCCTTTAATTGTTGAAAAGGGTGTAGTGATTTAA
- the glgA gene encoding glycogen synthase GlgA produces the protein MVKVLFVASEAVPFVKTGGLADVAGSLPKELRAQGVDVRVVIPKYQSIPQKYKDKMRLLKTGTVFIGWREQYCGVEYLEYEGVPTYFIDNEKYFKRDGLYGYEDDAERFAFFCRGILDMLPQLDFVPDIIHCNDWHTGMLNVILKTQHAQNDIFKDIRTVYTIHNLRYQGVFGKDIISEVLNLNWDVYNNGSIEFYEAVNFMKGGIVYADYVTTVSNTYAKEIQYEYYGENLDGLLRSRAECLSGIVNGIDYDIYNPATDDKIFIPYNIDNAVTGKIENKLKLQEELGLPVRRDVPMLAIISRLVGPKGIDLVNHIMEEVLMQEDIQLVVLGTGEKQYEDFFKAMAWKYPKKVSANITFSDELAHKIYAGADIFIMPSQYEPCGIGQLIALHYGTIPVVRETGGLKDTVEPYNKYTGTGNGFSFTNYNAHELLFTIKRALGSYEAANIWEGIVKNAMETDFSWRQSAKQYKDLYDRLKK, from the coding sequence ATGGTGAAAGTTCTTTTTGTGGCTTCAGAGGCAGTTCCTTTTGTAAAAACAGGTGGGTTAGCTGATGTTGCGGGGTCTTTACCAAAAGAATTACGAGCACAAGGTGTTGATGTAAGAGTTGTAATTCCGAAATATCAATCCATTCCGCAAAAATATAAGGATAAAATGAGGCTCTTAAAGACAGGTACAGTATTTATCGGTTGGCGAGAACAGTATTGCGGAGTTGAATATTTAGAATATGAAGGCGTTCCTACATACTTTATTGATAATGAGAAGTATTTTAAACGCGATGGATTATACGGTTATGAGGATGATGCGGAAAGGTTTGCATTTTTTTGCAGAGGAATTTTAGATATGTTACCGCAGCTTGATTTTGTTCCAGATATCATTCATTGTAATGATTGGCATACTGGTATGCTCAATGTCATACTCAAAACACAGCATGCACAAAATGATATATTTAAAGATATTCGCACCGTTTATACGATTCATAATTTACGCTACCAAGGTGTATTTGGAAAAGATATTATTAGTGAGGTATTGAACCTAAATTGGGATGTATATAATAATGGCAGTATAGAATTTTATGAAGCAGTCAATTTTATGAAAGGTGGTATCGTATATGCTGATTATGTTACTACTGTAAGTAATACATATGCCAAAGAAATTCAATATGAATACTATGGAGAAAATTTAGATGGACTATTACGCAGTCGAGCTGAATGTTTATCGGGAATTGTAAACGGTATTGACTACGACATATACAATCCAGCTACAGATGACAAGATTTTTATTCCGTATAATATAGATAATGCAGTGACGGGAAAAATTGAAAACAAATTAAAATTGCAAGAAGAATTAGGGCTCCCAGTACGTCGCGATGTACCGATGCTCGCAATTATCAGTCGATTGGTAGGCCCTAAGGGCATTGATTTAGTAAATCATATTATGGAAGAGGTGTTGATGCAGGAAGATATTCAACTTGTTGTCTTAGGTACAGGGGAAAAGCAGTATGAAGACTTTTTTAAGGCAATGGCTTGGAAGTATCCTAAAAAAGTATCTGCTAATATTACCTTTAGTGATGAGCTTGCACACAAGATTTATGCAGGTGCAGATATCTTTATCATGCCATCGCAATATGAACCTTGTGGAATTGGGCAGTTGATTGCATTGCATTATGGCACTATCCCTGTTGTGCGTGAAACTGGTGGACTGAAAGATACAGTAGAACCATATAATAAATATACAGGGACAGGAAATGGATTTAGTTTTACGAATTATAATGCGCATGAGTTGTTATTTACGATTAAACGTGCATTAGGATCTTATGAAGCAGCGAATATTTGGGAAGGTATTGTAAAAAATGCAATGGAAACCGATTTCAGCTGGAGACAATCAGCAAAACAATATAAAGATCTTTATGATCGTTTAAAAAAATAA
- the glgB gene encoding 1,4-alpha-glucan branching protein GlgB: MEISTFSEYDLYLYHQGTNYHSYQIFGAHFTEILGKKGVKFTVWAPHAQFVSVVGNFNDWQCNQHPMHRQEDGSVWSIFIEGFPANGTYKYAIQTSSGELLLKADPYGYFCEVRPNTASVVYDINKYQWNDAKWMEEKKKGSVYEKPILIYEVHLGSWKRDAEGKFLNYREIAKCLVEYVKEMNYTHIEIMPLNEYPFDGSWGYQATGYYAVTSRYGEPCDFMYLVDLCHQNNIGVILDWVPGHFCRDAHGLRHFDGETLYESGNEQLAENHEWGTTNFDYGRTEVQSFLISNAMFWFDLYHIDGLRIDAVANMLYLNYGRKYGEWQPNKYGGTGNIEAMEFLRKLNQAIFEFHPEALMIAEESTSWPLISKPVYMGGMGFNFKWNMGWMNDMLKYMEMDPIHRKWHHSLVTFSFMYAFSENFVLPLSHDEVVHGKKSLLDKMPGDYWQKFANLRAFYGYWMAHPGKKLLFMGCDFGQFIEWKYDDSLDWHLLDYPMHNKVHGYMKELNRFYQDNPEFWQIDCDWQGFEWIDCNDYTQSIISFIRKGKDNDDFTIVVCNFTPVVHEGYRLGVPKEAVYVEVFNSDCEAYGGSNVINEGDFASQSIAWHGKDHSILLTIPPLATIYLKVKQNNKEVG; encoded by the coding sequence ATGGAAATATCAACATTTAGCGAATATGATTTATATTTATATCATCAAGGCACGAATTATCATAGTTATCAAATTTTTGGCGCACATTTTACGGAGATTCTAGGCAAAAAAGGAGTTAAGTTTACTGTATGGGCGCCTCACGCGCAATTCGTAAGTGTTGTTGGTAATTTTAATGATTGGCAGTGTAATCAGCATCCTATGCATAGGCAAGAGGATGGAAGTGTATGGTCGATCTTTATTGAAGGTTTTCCTGCGAATGGAACTTATAAATATGCAATTCAGACATCAAGTGGAGAGCTTTTACTAAAAGCCGATCCCTATGGATATTTTTGCGAAGTACGCCCCAATACAGCATCAGTCGTTTATGATATCAATAAATATCAATGGAATGATGCGAAGTGGATGGAGGAAAAGAAAAAAGGTTCTGTTTATGAAAAACCGATACTTATTTATGAAGTGCATCTTGGTTCATGGAAGCGTGATGCAGAAGGAAAATTCCTTAATTACCGTGAAATTGCTAAATGCTTAGTAGAATATGTAAAGGAAATGAATTATACACATATTGAAATTATGCCGTTGAATGAGTATCCTTTTGATGGGTCATGGGGATATCAGGCAACGGGATATTATGCTGTTACTAGTCGTTACGGTGAACCTTGTGATTTTATGTATCTTGTAGATTTATGTCATCAAAATAATATCGGTGTTATTTTAGATTGGGTGCCAGGTCATTTTTGTCGAGATGCGCACGGTCTTAGGCATTTTGATGGGGAGACACTCTATGAGTCCGGAAATGAGCAATTAGCAGAAAATCATGAATGGGGAACGACGAATTTTGATTATGGGCGTACGGAAGTTCAAAGTTTTCTGATTTCTAATGCGATGTTTTGGTTTGATTTATACCATATTGATGGTCTTAGAATTGATGCTGTGGCCAATATGCTCTATTTAAATTATGGGCGAAAGTATGGTGAATGGCAGCCTAATAAATATGGTGGAACGGGAAATATTGAAGCAATGGAATTTTTGCGCAAGTTGAATCAAGCAATCTTCGAATTTCATCCAGAAGCACTGATGATTGCTGAGGAATCAACCTCATGGCCATTGATTTCAAAACCAGTATATATGGGCGGTATGGGATTTAATTTTAAATGGAACATGGGCTGGATGAATGATATGCTAAAGTATATGGAGATGGATCCTATACATAGAAAATGGCATCATAGTTTAGTAACCTTTTCGTTTATGTATGCGTTTTCAGAAAATTTTGTTTTACCATTATCGCATGATGAAGTTGTGCATGGAAAAAAATCATTGCTTGATAAAATGCCGGGAGACTATTGGCAAAAGTTTGCGAACTTACGTGCGTTTTATGGATACTGGATGGCGCATCCAGGGAAAAAACTTTTATTTATGGGCTGTGATTTTGGACAATTTATTGAATGGAAGTATGATGATAGTTTAGATTGGCATTTACTTGATTATCCAATGCACAATAAAGTACATGGCTATATGAAAGAGTTAAACAGATTCTATCAAGACAATCCTGAATTTTGGCAAATTGATTGTGATTGGCAAGGCTTTGAATGGATTGATTGTAATGATTATACGCAAAGTATTATTTCCTTTATACGTAAAGGAAAGGATAACGACGATTTTACCATTGTTGTTTGTAATTTTACTCCAGTAGTACACGAAGGATACCGATTAGGAGTTCCTAAAGAGGCTGTGTATGTCGAAGTATTTAATAGCGATTGTGAAGCCTATGGTGGATCTAATGTAATCAATGAGGGGGATTTTGCAAGCCAGTCAATTGCTTGGCATGGAAAAGACCATTCCATATTGTTGACGATTCCACCTTTGGCAACGATATATCTAAAGGTGAAACAAAATAATAAAGAGGTAGGGTGA
- a CDS encoding glycogen/starch/alpha-glucan phosphorylase, whose amino-acid sequence MFRNKQTIKTRFIHKAHAMWGKPVEELTKNEVYQTFAGVVREVISENWIKTNKAYLDRQEKQVYYFSIEFLLGKLLDCNLINADIKKVCAEAMQELGLDLEGILHEEPDAGLGNGGLGRLAACFIDSIASLGLPGHGCGIRYKNGLFTQKIVENNQVELPDGWLQNGFVWEFRKADKAVEVRFKGNAYMKDVDGKLECVHENYYKVSAVPYDVPIVGYKNNTVNTLRLWNAEVVLNSDFEEISYDAYKEKLRYKHMVQRITKILYPDDSSYEGKELRLVQEYFFVSAGIQSIVRHYKRSGADLNDFHKKIVIHINDTHPALAIPELMRILMDEEGMTWEKAWYITRRTVAYTNHTILPEALEKWSIDMFKSLLPRIYMIVEEINRRFTKEAWERYHSDDKMRELSILWDAQVHMARLAVVGSFSVNGVAQIHSDILKSHTMRDFHDYYPGKFNNKTNGITHRRWLIKANPKLAELINQSIGPEWEKDPGRLINLLRFKDDKGFKAEIDKIKRGRKEVLAKYIKNRYKVAVDTSSIFDVQIKRIHSYKRQIMNILNVMAVYNRMLEDPNTLTIPRTVIFAGKAAPSYHIAKLTIKLISKLSDMINNDKRVNDKLKVLFLENYSVSLGELLFPATDISEQISTASKEASGTGNMKFMMNGAITLGTLDGANVEIRNAVGDDHCIIFGLKAEEVLAYYENGQYSAWDIYNSNIQVKTVLEQLINGFFPNSGESFRALYDFLLYNNDEFFVLKDFDAYSKARRYSGEKYRDREAWLTSSIVNIAHSGIFSSDRTIKEYAEEIWDIKPVKIK is encoded by the coding sequence ATGTTTAGAAATAAACAGACAATTAAAACTCGTTTTATCCATAAAGCCCATGCGATGTGGGGCAAGCCCGTAGAAGAGTTAACAAAAAATGAAGTCTATCAGACTTTTGCTGGTGTAGTAAGAGAAGTTATTAGTGAAAACTGGATAAAGACTAACAAAGCATACTTAGACCGTCAAGAAAAGCAAGTATATTATTTTTCGATTGAATTTTTACTTGGAAAATTACTAGATTGTAATCTCATTAATGCTGATATAAAGAAGGTCTGTGCTGAAGCTATGCAAGAGCTTGGCCTTGACTTAGAGGGAATTTTACACGAAGAGCCCGATGCAGGACTTGGAAATGGTGGGCTTGGTAGGCTTGCCGCATGTTTTATTGATTCGATTGCATCCTTGGGACTCCCAGGGCATGGTTGTGGGATTCGTTATAAAAATGGCTTGTTTACGCAAAAAATTGTGGAAAATAACCAAGTTGAATTGCCAGATGGATGGCTTCAAAATGGCTTTGTTTGGGAGTTTAGAAAAGCGGATAAAGCTGTTGAGGTACGGTTCAAAGGCAATGCCTATATGAAGGACGTAGACGGGAAATTAGAATGTGTGCATGAGAACTATTATAAAGTCAGTGCAGTTCCGTATGATGTTCCAATTGTCGGGTATAAAAATAATACGGTAAATACACTTCGATTATGGAATGCCGAAGTTGTGCTAAATAGTGATTTTGAAGAAATAAGTTATGATGCGTATAAAGAAAAATTGCGATATAAGCATATGGTGCAGAGAATTACAAAAATTCTTTATCCGGATGATAGCTCCTATGAGGGTAAAGAACTTCGTCTTGTACAAGAATATTTCTTCGTTTCAGCAGGGATACAAAGTATCGTTCGCCATTATAAGCGAAGTGGGGCGGATTTAAATGATTTTCACAAGAAAATCGTTATTCATATTAATGATACACATCCAGCTTTGGCGATTCCTGAACTTATGAGGATATTGATGGATGAAGAAGGGATGACGTGGGAAAAGGCGTGGTATATCACGCGAAGAACTGTTGCTTATACAAACCATACGATTTTACCGGAGGCCCTAGAAAAATGGTCAATTGATATGTTTAAAAGCCTATTGCCGCGCATTTATATGATTGTAGAGGAAATTAACCGCCGCTTCACGAAGGAAGCATGGGAAAGATATCATAGTGATGATAAGATGCGCGAGCTTTCAATTTTGTGGGATGCCCAAGTACATATGGCACGTCTTGCTGTTGTGGGCAGCTTTAGTGTAAATGGGGTAGCTCAAATTCATTCAGATATATTAAAAAGCCATACAATGCGCGATTTCCATGATTATTACCCTGGAAAATTCAATAATAAGACGAACGGAATTACGCATAGACGTTGGTTAATTAAAGCAAATCCAAAACTTGCCGAGCTGATTAATCAGTCCATAGGCCCTGAATGGGAAAAAGATCCGGGACGGCTCATTAATTTGTTAAGGTTCAAAGACGATAAAGGGTTTAAAGCAGAAATCGATAAAATTAAACGAGGTCGTAAAGAAGTTCTTGCAAAATATATAAAAAACAGATACAAAGTCGCTGTAGATACAAGTTCGATTTTTGATGTGCAAATTAAGAGAATTCACTCATATAAACGTCAAATTATGAATATATTGAACGTGATGGCGGTTTATAACAGAATGCTTGAAGATCCAAATACGCTGACGATTCCACGTACAGTTATTTTCGCGGGTAAAGCAGCGCCTAGCTATCATATTGCTAAACTAACGATAAAGTTAATTAGCAAACTTAGTGATATGATTAACAATGATAAGCGTGTGAATGATAAGTTAAAGGTACTTTTTCTTGAAAATTATAGCGTGTCTCTTGGAGAATTGCTATTTCCAGCAACCGATATAAGCGAGCAAATTTCAACGGCAAGCAAGGAAGCATCAGGCACAGGCAATATGAAATTTATGATGAATGGTGCGATTACTTTAGGTACACTCGATGGTGCGAACGTAGAGATTCGCAATGCGGTTGGCGATGATCACTGCATAATTTTTGGCTTAAAAGCAGAAGAAGTCTTGGCTTATTATGAAAATGGACAGTATTCAGCTTGGGATATTTACAATAGTAATATTCAGGTAAAGACAGTCTTAGAACAATTAATTAATGGATTTTTCCCGAATTCCGGTGAATCTTTTAGAGCTTTATATGACTTCTTGCTATATAATAATGATGAATTTTTTGTATTAAAGGATTTTGATGCGTATAGTAAAGCGCGTCGCTATAGTGGAGAAAAATATCGTGATAGAGAGGCCTGGCTAACTTCTAGTATTGTTAATATTGCCCATTCAGGAATTTTCTCTAGCGATCGAACAATAAAAGAATATGCAGAGGAAATATGGGACATTAAGCCGGTTAAAATAAAATAA